From a region of the Babylonia areolata isolate BAREFJ2019XMU chromosome 25, ASM4173473v1, whole genome shotgun sequence genome:
- the LOC143299375 gene encoding uncharacterized protein LOC143299375 isoform X1 codes for MPYGRCFAGYSSVLTKTSAQTSMKSNSVTSLLTTVALMALALCCAAYPFPNSLLHLEDELDALVHHPPPQHSHLEAPPPPEEAPQDVSQNGESSLEKNHQLHNGIQIEDTDDASPTGNAVDESAADDEIPFRNHLAGATEDDEDMDELQRVTSLDGDSGVEVQERTSVWDDSEDLHGLNPPAQHAQENSFHDSNRLSEDEDDEALDAQDEDNEDSQEDDLRRLQADSEDGEEEQQAPDSPEDLSLPDAEEQDENDAAAQELDSMTQPDDDLYDGYHSDDNNPDLGMKNDNDVKNDESYPADPSHGIDTPSFLEKQGSLHPDSVWKLEEEKEASRFVYDDVMAAEGVDLEEEKRAGEEAAFRPVRVIELNETLYLNSTDEHLPKFQPVPMPDKFEDYDINNDGVISLPELRYISRATEGAWQAFQDADSDGDGWVNREEFQRAGWGVPVNSAPPSPPPDVFDMEDAPPSLTKQRLGAQ; via the exons ATGCCTTATGGACGCTGCTTCGCCGGATATTCATCAGTTTTAAC GAAGACAAGTGCCCAGACCAGCATGAAGTCCAACAGTGTCACCAGCCTCCTGACCACTGTCGCCCTCATGGCCCTCGCCCTGTGTTGTGCGGCCTACCCTTTCCCtaactccctcctccacctcgaGGACGAGTTGGATGCCCTcgtccatcaccccccaccccagcactcCCACCTGGAAGCTCCCCCTCCTCCAGAAGAGGCGCCACAAGACGTCAGCCAGAACGGAGAGTCTTCATTGGAGAAGAATCATCAGCTCCATAACGGTATACAGATCGAGGACACAGATGATGCCTCCCCAACTGGGAATGCCGTGGATGAATCGGCAGCAGATGACGAGATCCCTTTTAGGAACCACCTCGCTGGAGCCACGGAAGATGATGAGGACATGGATGAACTGCAGCGTGTGACATCTTTggatggagacagtggtgtggaGGTGCAGGAACGGACGTCTGTCTGGGATGACAGCGAGGACCTGCATGGACTGAACCCTCCAGCCCAACACGCACAAGAAAATAGCTTCCACGACTCGAACCGTCTCAGCGAAGATGAAGACGACGAGGCTTTAGATGCTCAGGATGAAGACAATGAAGACAGCCAAGAAGACGACCTGCGAAGGTTGCAGGCGGACAGCGAGGACGGTGAAGAAGAACAGCAAGCGCCGGATAGCCCGGAAGACCTATCCCTGCCTGACGCTGAAGAACAAGACGAAAACGACGCCGCGGCACAAGAGCTGGACTCCATGACCCAGCCTGACGATGACCTGTATGACGGTTACCATTCTGATGACAACAACCCTGACCTGGGGATGAAAAACGATAACGATGTGAAAAACGATGAATCTTATCCCGCAGACCCTTCTCATGGCATTGACACACCCAGTTTCTTGGAGAAGCAGGGATCTTTACATCCAGACTCTGTGTGGaagctggaggaggagaaggaggcgtcAAGGTTTGTGTATGACGACGTGATGGCTGCCGAGGGGGTGGacctggaggaggagaagagggcgggggaggaggcGGCGTTCCGACCTGTACGTGTGATAGAGCTGAATGAGACCCTGTACCTCAACTCCACGGATGAACacctg CCCAAGTTCCAACCCGTGCCCATGCCAGACAAGTTTGAAGACTATGACATCAACAATGATGGAGTGATCTCCCTTCCGGAGCTGCGGTACATCAGCCGAGCCACAGAGGGCGCCTGGCAGGCGTTTCAAGACGCCGACAGTGATG GTGACGGCTGGGTGAACAGAGAGGAGTTCCAGAGGGCAGGATGGGGGGTGCCGGTGAACTctgcccctccctcacccccacccgatGTGTTTGACATGGAAGATGCTCCCCCTTCCCTGACGAAGCAGAGGTTGGGGGCCCAGTGA
- the LOC143299375 gene encoding uncharacterized protein LOC143299375 isoform X2, producing the protein MKSNSVTSLLTTVALMALALCCAAYPFPNSLLHLEDELDALVHHPPPQHSHLEAPPPPEEAPQDVSQNGESSLEKNHQLHNGIQIEDTDDASPTGNAVDESAADDEIPFRNHLAGATEDDEDMDELQRVTSLDGDSGVEVQERTSVWDDSEDLHGLNPPAQHAQENSFHDSNRLSEDEDDEALDAQDEDNEDSQEDDLRRLQADSEDGEEEQQAPDSPEDLSLPDAEEQDENDAAAQELDSMTQPDDDLYDGYHSDDNNPDLGMKNDNDVKNDESYPADPSHGIDTPSFLEKQGSLHPDSVWKLEEEKEASRFVYDDVMAAEGVDLEEEKRAGEEAAFRPVRVIELNETLYLNSTDEHLPKFQPVPMPDKFEDYDINNDGVISLPELRYISRATEGAWQAFQDADSDGDGWVNREEFQRAGWGVPVNSAPPSPPPDVFDMEDAPPSLTKQRLGAQ; encoded by the exons ATGAAGTCCAACAGTGTCACCAGCCTCCTGACCACTGTCGCCCTCATGGCCCTCGCCCTGTGTTGTGCGGCCTACCCTTTCCCtaactccctcctccacctcgaGGACGAGTTGGATGCCCTcgtccatcaccccccaccccagcactcCCACCTGGAAGCTCCCCCTCCTCCAGAAGAGGCGCCACAAGACGTCAGCCAGAACGGAGAGTCTTCATTGGAGAAGAATCATCAGCTCCATAACGGTATACAGATCGAGGACACAGATGATGCCTCCCCAACTGGGAATGCCGTGGATGAATCGGCAGCAGATGACGAGATCCCTTTTAGGAACCACCTCGCTGGAGCCACGGAAGATGATGAGGACATGGATGAACTGCAGCGTGTGACATCTTTggatggagacagtggtgtggaGGTGCAGGAACGGACGTCTGTCTGGGATGACAGCGAGGACCTGCATGGACTGAACCCTCCAGCCCAACACGCACAAGAAAATAGCTTCCACGACTCGAACCGTCTCAGCGAAGATGAAGACGACGAGGCTTTAGATGCTCAGGATGAAGACAATGAAGACAGCCAAGAAGACGACCTGCGAAGGTTGCAGGCGGACAGCGAGGACGGTGAAGAAGAACAGCAAGCGCCGGATAGCCCGGAAGACCTATCCCTGCCTGACGCTGAAGAACAAGACGAAAACGACGCCGCGGCACAAGAGCTGGACTCCATGACCCAGCCTGACGATGACCTGTATGACGGTTACCATTCTGATGACAACAACCCTGACCTGGGGATGAAAAACGATAACGATGTGAAAAACGATGAATCTTATCCCGCAGACCCTTCTCATGGCATTGACACACCCAGTTTCTTGGAGAAGCAGGGATCTTTACATCCAGACTCTGTGTGGaagctggaggaggagaaggaggcgtcAAGGTTTGTGTATGACGACGTGATGGCTGCCGAGGGGGTGGacctggaggaggagaagagggcgggggaggaggcGGCGTTCCGACCTGTACGTGTGATAGAGCTGAATGAGACCCTGTACCTCAACTCCACGGATGAACacctg CCCAAGTTCCAACCCGTGCCCATGCCAGACAAGTTTGAAGACTATGACATCAACAATGATGGAGTGATCTCCCTTCCGGAGCTGCGGTACATCAGCCGAGCCACAGAGGGCGCCTGGCAGGCGTTTCAAGACGCCGACAGTGATG GTGACGGCTGGGTGAACAGAGAGGAGTTCCAGAGGGCAGGATGGGGGGTGCCGGTGAACTctgcccctccctcacccccacccgatGTGTTTGACATGGAAGATGCTCCCCCTTCCCTGACGAAGCAGAGGTTGGGGGCCCAGTGA